One region of Wyeomyia smithii strain HCP4-BCI-WySm-NY-G18 chromosome 3, ASM2978416v1, whole genome shotgun sequence genomic DNA includes:
- the LOC129732849 gene encoding uncharacterized protein LOC129732849: MHPPENLGSISRRSQIFEKRSGQGIVHYPYQRPTRGVKRPHDSENEKQSRKLNPLHGIVEWINQGMELPQPDVPIIVVLAASFDVGDCNIVWRDIVVPVGSDLLNAFVLLLQTFVVCNVKCRPSDKLFYSFFYAYCFKIGSLSTTGNKFLSQLN, translated from the exons ATGCATCCACCCGAAAATCTTGGATCAATTTCAAGACGTtcacagatttttgaaaaacgatCTGGTCAGGGCATTGTGCATTATCCGTACCAAAGACCGACCAGAGGAGTCAAGCGACCACATGACAGTGAAAACGAGAAGCAATCGCGCAAACTCAATCCGTTGCACGGTATCGTGGAGTGGATCAAT CAGGGAATGGAACTACCACAGCCCGATGTTCCAATCATCGTTGTATTGGCAGCGTCATTTGACGTTGGTGATTGCAATATTGTGTGGAGAGACATCGTAGTACCAGTGGGGTCGGATCTTCTGAACGCTTTCGTTCTATTGCTGCAAACATTTGTTGTATGCAACGTAAAATGTCGCCCATCTGATAAGCTTTTCTATTCGTTCTTCTACGCATACTGCTTCAAAATCGGTTCTCTGAGTACAACTGGCAATAAGTTTCTCAGTCAATTAAATTGA